The Lathyrus oleraceus cultivar Zhongwan6 chromosome 5, CAAS_Psat_ZW6_1.0, whole genome shotgun sequence genome includes the window aagtttctaTAAGACATTCACACTCTTTGCATAATTTCTAAACTATCATTTTTAGAGCCTATAAATAAAATCATTCTGATTCACAAGTCTCCCCACCAATCATTCACAAAAGCTAAGTCAAAACTCTCTTCATTTTGTTTCaagtcatttctttctttttattgaaTAGGTAGGCTCTTATGattgttctttatttaattctatttcatttttacttttcctttatttatttagtaccttaatcatcaccattttgcatggaaactcaattgattttaaatcaagAGTTAAAAAATGTTCTTAAACCTTCATAAACAAAAGTGATTTGTTAATGTTTAAATGACTCTTATgcttgttctttatttaattctattgtatttttacttttactttatttatttagttccttaatcatcatcattttgcatggaaactcaattgattttaaatcaagagttgaaaagtattcttgaacctccataagcaaaagtgatttgttgttgtttaaatgACTCTTATGattgttctttatttaattctattgtatttttaatttttctctctttatttagtaccttaataatcaccattttgtatggaaactcaattgatttcaAAATTAAGAGTTAAAATTATTCCTGAACCTCCATGAACAAAAAGGGTTAAATGCAAATTGATGTTTATTTTACACCAATAATGTATCCAATAACTTCCCAACATCACCCGAGCATGAATCTATAGTTTATTTGTCATGATGGTGAATAAAATGGTCAAATCAATCAAACATATCTTGCTGCATCTTTgttgattttcaaatttttttgtttattttctAATTTTGAGTATACCATTGTGTTTGTGAGATCGAGTAGataaattttcattatttatttgcttaactccatgaaaaattgagagagttatggTGTTTTTATATTTTCGTTGTAACcttttttcttccatttttgttGCTACGGGAATAGTAATCAAATGTGGGATTATGGAAGATGAAGTTTCCCACACCCATTGATTGCTCAGTACACCCCTGTGGGTCCCTCCTTCTTTGGGTCTAGAGTATTTCGTTAGCTACACCCCCAATTTTTAGCTTGTTCTTGTcttttatatattatttatttacttttgttctttcttttatttgctttagtttttttaaaattcttttaCATCTTATATTGATAGTATGCCCTCTTCCgcttttattatttattttacctttttatttctctatttttttagtttattttattgtattttttgTTGATGCATAATTGTTAATCTAAAAAGACAAAATGACCACTAAAATTAACCTTTCAAATATAATAAGATAAAAGGTGTTTGATTAACATTAAgtatatttttcaaaatcacATTAAGCTTTTTTCTTTAATAAACACCTCATACCATTTCACAAACCATTTTCACTAATGCGACAAACACTCTATCAACACTGAGTTTCCTTTTTTGCTTACTTGAGGCGATGGAAATctttttcttaatcgaacacGAAAGGGGAGGATCCTTGTAGCCTCGCATTCTTTGAATCCTCAAATGATCGGTCTTGTGGCACACATATTGGGAGTTTCATTCATTCACTCTTTCATTTCTAAAACACATAATAATTTGGACGAAAAGAGGGCCCATTGGAgtctagcattccggtggaaccTTTGAATAATATTTTGAATGTTCATTATCCATCAAATTTTTTCTTAAATACATTGAATGAAAAATGTATTGTTGGAGTCTAGCATTCTGGAAATATCCCGAATAATTGGTTCTGAGGCTCACGTCTTGTTCTTACCAAATATTCATCATTCACCTTAAAAAACATTCAAACACATCAAACTTACTTTCTCGTCTCGTGCGATTGAAAACCTTTCATAAGAGAACATTTTTCTAATCATTTCTAACGCGTACAAACTTCCGCTTAAGCCTCCTCCGTGAGTAAGGAAGCCATGTTTTAACATTAGAATGCGATCTAGACACATGTTCAACCCTAACAAACTTTAATCAATTAGACTCTTATTTTCTCATAAGAACATTAGAATGTGATCTAAACATGTGTTCAACCCTAACAAACTTTCTAATGCGTatacaaactagcgcttaagtctCCCCCACAAGCATGTAAGCCAATGTTTAACCATTAAAATGCAATCTAACCATTTATTCATTAAAATAAACTTCAACCAATCAAACCTATCTTTTATCGCCCCCGTGCAATCAAAATATCTTTTCCAAAAAGAGTGATgcttaatcctttctaatgcatatacaaactagcgcttaagtctCCACCGCAAGCATGCAAGCCCATGTTTAGCCATTAGAATACGATCTAAATACTCACTCATTAAAACAAACCAATAATCAAACTGTAGCCTTCCCctcgaactacgaatgctctgatttccttatttcaCTATAAGGATACACTAATAAAAAAACCCTTTTCCCCTTTAGAGATTTCCTTTCTTTTATCTTTTAAATCTTTTATTCActtgaagaaaaaaattaacaTAAGCCAACATTCTAAATCGCAAAATAACTAAAAGGTTATCtttgagtacaacggacgtgaggggtgctaatacctcccgCTTGCGTAATCAACTCCTGAACTCAAATACGGTTGCGACaatctttattttattttttaaagattttatcgatattttcccttttcttcattggaataaataaagttcgatggtgactctgttcgaacCATTTTTCCGCGACCATTGCGAAagatcatatttttcgagatgtgaCACACCATAATGACGGACATCACCGGCGTAACAGTTTTCCCGTCACACATCTAGTCGAGATGACGGTTGACAGTTGGGCAACAAGGAGACCGTCATGGCCCCATACCCAAAATTCCTGCCGGTCGTTACCATGATGGTGGGTTTGTGAGGAGAGAGATGATGGGTTGGGTGACGGTCGTCTCCCTGGTCACGACCATCGCCCTGGTGACATGCCGACTTTCATGAGCGTCAATGGCTGGTTATGAGCGACCAAATTAGTTTTTGATGTTGTTCTCGTGTGAGGCTGATGTTTTATTGTTGTTTTAATGTGTTTGACGAGTTCAATTATTGTGATAAAATATTATGAGGAATTTAATAACATTTGGAATATGGATATAATTGTATGATTATGTATTATTGAATATATTTGCATGTCATGCTCGTTTAGTTAAGGTGATAGACTTATTAGCGATGTACACAGTCAGAAGTGGGGCCTAGTGTGAATGGTCATATTGGCATGTTTCTGTTGAGTTCATGCATCATGATGTATGGACTTCAGTTTGGTGGTAAGCTCTAGTTCAAAAGTAGGGACCAGGAGTGAGTAGCTAATTTCAATGATGGGATCAATTAAATGCTGTTGATTTAGTAGTGGGGATCAATGACGATTATGGTGGGCTCTAGTTCAGAAGAAGGGACTGGGAGCATGTATGGACGAAAATTAGTAACATATCTCTAATATCCAAATTTGTACCgcatgcatgaagagtcgagtaGTGGGTACATTTGCATATATATCTGCATGTGTAATTGAGTAATCATTATGGTTTTTTATTGTTATAAATAAGTGTGTGATTAATGATTGGGATTAATATATTACCCTTACTATATTTTGCACTATTAATATATTTGAGCGTATTCTCACccttgtttgtttatttttgtggTGTTTGTGCTCCTCTTGAGTACAAACAATCAGATAGAGGAGTAGCTGCTTGAGCTAGAGGACGGCGTTCAAGCATCTTTAGTTATTTATTGTTTGGGTATTTAGTGAAGTTACCCTGACATGTAGTACTAAGATGGGTTGTTCTATAATTAGTTGTTGCATGTCTTATTAATTATGGAGTTATTGAATCACTTTGTTATTCATTTCTTATTTAGACGATATATGTCAAACTTTATAGTTTCTGATGCTTAATTCACAATATTACATTTTGTTGGTTTTTATGTTTGGTGAAACATGTGTGACATTATAAGTGTTGAGTTGAAATTGAATTATCTTACTAAATGTTGAGTCGGGAAACTATGGTGTTACACCATCTCCCTTGGTGGCTATCGCTTTACACGCCACACCATATACTACCCTGGCTCTAGAATCTTTAGCTCATGTGCTCGAGTTGGATTATATTGTGGATGTCGTGACCACTTTGAAATTGGTGGAACTAACTTCGTCTTCGATTTCAACAAAGTGGGTCTAGAAGGAGAAGGAACATCCATCTCCCGGACTTATACTTCTCCAAAATAAACTCATTTTACCGAGGACAATGTTTCGAGGGAGGTGATCCCTTTTATAAAGATATCAGATATTTTTTGTTCCCGACTTCCACGCACTCCTAGGGAGACTGCTGATATTGTCTCGAAGTCTGATTTATCTTTCATCCAGAATCGTCCTGAGGGGGATAAGAGGGAAATGGATTATGAGCTTACTTATATTTTCTCTATAGTCCTGCTGGAAGGGGTGATGTCTTGGCCCTAAGTATTCCCTTCAAGTAAAGGGATCTTTGGAATAGGAAAGTTAAATCCATGGAATTGAAGTGCATTAATCTCCAGAAGGAGCTGCTTGCGCTGAAAGAGGAAGTTAAAACTGCTAACTCTTTGCAAGAGGCATTGAAAGTACATGGCTCCCCTTCTACCCTGATGAATTGTGTGATTGAAATAGAGGGTTTCCTCCTGAATGCAGCAAAGCGATACAAGGCCAATTTTTACTCTATTGAGGAAAAGTTTCGTCGGGTGGAAAAGTACTAGAAAGATACAAGGGCCTTTTAAGTTGTTCAAGATGATGTGGAAGACCTGAGGCAAGCGCTTCATGATGCTCTTCAACAGACTATGCTGGATGTACTCAGAGTTTGAGAACGAGTTGTTGAGCAGGCGAGGAAGCTTGGTCTTGACACGGTGATTTTTGTTGAAGCATTGGATCCTTTTTAGTCTGTTCTCAGGGTGACTAAATGAGATGGTCCCGAGGCCATGAATTCAAATGCCTCAACTTGATTTTCATTTGGTTCATATTATTTATTTCCTGTAATCTTTCCCATGCTTTTGTGTCGTGGGTATAGAGATATTCAATATTTAACGAGATATTTTACCTTGAGGCTTTAAGTATTATTCACTTTAGAACTTCCTGTTGGACTTTGCTTTAACATTACTGTCGTTTACAAATTGTTGTAGCTTCAGGCTTGATCTTTTACCATGTAAAGTATTAATTCATTTTATAATTTAGGTTCGGTCACTGGAATCCACTGGCTACGACATGATGTCTACTGTGGGCGTGAAAGCGTTGAAAGCTTTTTGCTTTGTTAAAGAAATAACTCCCTTGACTATAACGAGAGTTCATCTGGGATTTTATTACTTTTTTGCAATTCGGTGCATCGAATAACGTTGTCCACCATCTTTGGTTGATGTATCCACTTGATGTCTTTAGTGTTTGTTGTAGTAATATATTGATTCATACATATATACATATTGTATTTGGCTATTTTCTTTCCTTTTAAAGCTAATAACTAGGACTGGTGAAGTTGAGGTTATGTATTCGCTTTTGTACTCTGCTTCGCATCACAGAGGACCGTTCCCCGTCCAAGGGTAGGATCCCTATCACTACTAACGAGGCTTGGATCATATCAAGGTGGACGTCTCCAAGCTCTACCACATAAACCATAGGATTAGATAAATCTAAGGGTGGTGCGCCAGCTACGCAGAAGTGCGTTTAATAGGCCTCAAACACAAGATGTGCATTTGAGTTGTATCAAAATCACAAAATTGTGTTAGGTCTATATCAAATACACAGTTGGACATGGAATGTACTTAAGTCGTATCAGAATCACAGAGATGTGTTAGATCAGTATTGGATACACATTCACGCGTGCGGTGAGTTTTAAGTCGTATCAGAATTGCACATATGCGTTTAGTCTATATCGGATATGCAATAGGGCACATGATGTACTTAAGCCATATCAAAATTGAATAAATACATTAAATCTATATCGGATAGACAATCGAGCGTACATTACATTTTAAGCCGTATCAAAATTTCAGAAATAGACAACCTGTTCCGAGTTTCTAGCAGAAAGAGACAGAGAAACACACAACATATGAAGGaatatgaatatatatatatatatatatatatatatatatatatatatatatatatatatatatatatatatatatatatatatatatatatatataaaagaaataACTTAAATTCATTACAAATAAATAACCATCTGGGTGGATTACACTTGACATTCACTTTGTAGTGGTCGGACGGTGTCCAGGGTTTTCAGTTATTACGTGTATACAGATGCATATCTGGGAGATCGACCACTTTGGGGAGTTTAACTTTAGGTCGAGCTATGAGTTATGGCTTGTCAAGTCACTCTGTCCAACGCTTTGGCAAGGTGTTTTTTGACCACCGGGGTTGAGGTTCCCTGACTTCATTTCTACCTCGAAGTGGGTATTTACCTCAAGTAGATCTGGAGTCCTATCTGTGATATATTCAGAGCAAAAGATAGATATTGTCGATGTTCTTTAAAGAGCCCATCCAATATTTCCTTTGGAACATGGGCTCTGAACGATAATTGGAGATTGCTATCAATCAATCCCCTTGTAGTTGGAGTTTGGGGTATCTTTATTCGGATATGTCCAACAAGCTTTGTTGTTTGATTTGGTCATAGGGGACACTGGTACGTCAAGTGGAAATCCTATAATATCCACAAGAGGCACCTTGGTATTGGATCGACGTCCGACGTTAATTGCAAACTTTTGGTACTCGGGCACCATTAGCTAAAAACTTATGGTATCCTCCTAAAGTCGCCCATATCCTCACCCTAGCAGCGACAGGAAATGTGGGCGCAACTAAGTTGGACTGCGGATTTCGTGGCTTCAGCCTGATTTTCATGAAAATTGTCTTTAGACCAGGCTACAACCCTAGATCTGAATCTAAAATCCTTTCTTCTGCTATTCTGCATATTTCTCTACTACAAATAACATTTTTTATGATGGAACTTTTACCTCAAAATGCTAAAAACCGAGAGTATAGTTCCTGATAGTGTCATGCTAACAACCTTTTACCTCGGTTATCCATAAAACCGATGGAATATATCTATAAGAAGCgctattttatttttaatataatttatTATCCCATTCTTTTGTAAAAACCCAGGAAATATGAATATTAGGGACACTTCGAATCCTGGTTAATTCAATTTTATGTTTTTTTGAATAGTTTAACTAGTATTTTTTACTTGACGCCTTTCCAGATTCCATTTTTTCTTTGTTAAATTTGTTTTCTACATTTTTTCTAAGTAATAAGAAAAACATAAAATATTTGTTATCAATAAAGAAAATTACGCAATAATACGATtgaaaaggaaataaaaaatttCATTGATAATCAGAGAACTATTCCACATATTCTAACTTTTGACTCCACTCAACTTCAACAGTTAATCCTTATGTTTTTACCCTTTTAACTATCCATAACTGAGAGAAAAGTTCAGAAAGAACTCTTCCATATGGTATGAGAAAAGTAATTTCCTCGTGGGAGGTCACAACCATTTCCATTAAGAAGTTAAAAATAATAAGAAGAATATTAATTTTGACGTTGTGGATAAGGAAGTACAAAAGATGTTTGTCATCTGAAGTAAGTATTTCTAATTGTTTATCTCTTGGACGGAGATTTGACACTAGAAATTGATGTCAAACTTTTATAATTTGGATGATAGTAGCAGGAATAGTGAGGTTATTGTAGTTGACATAAATTAGGAGAAGGTGGTTTAAGAAGACATTGTTAAATCTATATTGTTCAAAACAACTACCTTTCTCTTCACACTTTATTGTCTGAGCAATAAGTGATGGAGTAATGGTGATAAGAAATCCATATACATTGGACTGTATTGACTTAGCATCCTCACCAGATTTCCTAATGGAGGCATTTAACCATAACTCTATTACGAGATTAGTGTAGATGGGTCCATGAAGCATGTCAAAGTAACCTTTCAACTTATGTTTGGAAATAGTTTTCCTTAGACCAAAATCTTGGTCTTTCAACTCATCGAAATCaataaacatttcattaataACGAACAAAAGATTTTTGTAGACATTTTTTGAATAAAAAGAAAAGACTTCTAAACTAGATTTGAAGACACAAAGAGATGGAAATGAAAGCAAACATGAATAGTGTATAAATAAATTGAAAAAGAGGAAGTAAACAATCAAAAAAGTTTAAACGCCTCCTTGAAAATCCAATATATGTTACATTTTAAAGATGGATGCTCATTACTATTCTAGTGATATGATCCCAATGCGTGAtattttactttatttttaatataaaaacCACATATTACCTTGGTTTTTCATATAACCGAAGGGAAAAAAATCACATATTACCAACATATTTTATTATTCctttttttaaaagaaaaatattttaCTTCGATTTTAATTAATAACCGAGTCAAAATATAAGCGTGTTTATTTAGTTTCTTAAAAAAATCTTCATCATCCATTTAAAGGGTATTAATGCTCAAGACACTTTCATTAGTGATCCTCGTGAAACAACCGTCATTATAAAATCATTATGAATATTAAAATTTGAAAGTAGTGAATCCACAAGAAAACTAAATGTTGTTGTGAAACCCTCTATGTTTAATCATAGTCCAATGATATTTTACAAAGTAAAAGTATCAATGTGATAGATTGCAAGGatagaaaaaaaattattttattaatatgTGGATGGTGAGAGTGTATTTACTTTGCCAAAGATTTATGAGTTAGATTGCAAGTGCAAAacaaaaaattaatttcaaaGTTTGTGTTCTAACATAATCTCTTAACtgattatttattttatttatgtaaGTTTTTTTTTATATCAGATATTTGATCGTCTCAAGATCAATGAAACGAGAATCCCCAACATTTACTCATCTCCAAGATATTCATCATTTGTTCTTCACCGATAGCGATGAGGATGAAGAACAACATTTTTACTTTAATATTATGTGTAAAAAATGTAATATTCTATGTCAATAATGTAGTTTGTAaacaaattaatttattaatattttgtgtaagaattatatatatatatatatatatatatatatatatatatatatatatatatatatatatatatatatatatatatatatatatatatactcttAATTATTTTTAACTATATTTAACTCAAGGGTGTAAGGTTCTCCTTTTTCGTGTCACTCTTCGTTACCTCAACATTCTACCTAAAACGAAATTCATTTCGCATATGATATGATATGTGTTATTTGTAATAGTGTTTTATGTAGGAGATCAGAGATCTCGACGACAAAATTAATGAGAAAATGACGGTTTCACGAATTGATTGCGATAGATCTCTGTGTTTGCTCTGAGCGATGGAGCTGAGTCACAAACATGGATCTAGCAAAAAGTGGAAATCATAGTTGATGCATTACCTGATTTGGTGACCTAAAAAGGTTACGAACCGGTTAATCGGAGAATAGTTCTGAAATTTCTAAACTTCTTCACAGTGTTTGCGAAGCAATGTGATTCTCGTAGAAATCACAGGAATCGAAAAGTCGATTTTCACAAACAACACCACTATTCGGTTCGATAACCATAAATAGATGTTCCAACTTTATTAAGGAACCACGCTTAAATCCAACAATTTGATTCTAATGCACAAACTATGTTAATAGAATGCAATAAGGTGGGTACTGGTACTGTCTGTATGTGGTGTTTCGAACACATGATATGTTATGAAACTTTATCTATAACTTTATACAAGCAGTTTCTTAATCCTTCTCTACTTGATTTAAAGACTTTTCATTAAACCTGTATTGTTATTCTGTAAATTCATTCTATACATCAGTTTCTATCATTGCATGATTACAACTTGTTGATTTCATGGTGATTTTTTTTGTTGACAAAATTGACACCATGTATGCACATTCAATTCATATTTCATAATGATAATCTACGTTGCCAATCCTTTTAGGACTAGTTGTGTTGTGATTATCTTCATCATCGACACTACTCAAAGCGGTGGTAGCATAAACGTTATCAAGTTGAAGATTTCTAGTTGTTGTTTTTGCGCTTTGGAGATTAATACCATTCGTCTGTGGGCCAGGTCCATATCCTCCATTTCTGCTTCTATCAACTTGTTTAGCTTTATATTTATGGTTAACACATGTTCTGATCatatcaacaaaaacaaaatattAGTTCATGTTTATGCACAAGAATATACGATTACTTGATGAAAATATTAGTCAAATATTTGTATATACTTACATGGTAATAATCATAGGTTTTGTAGGAGAAGATTTAAATTTATTTGTTCGCAGCAGTGGCATTTGTATGAAACTACAAGCAGCAAGAGCCATGAGAAAGTGCTTTTTTTAATCAAACTTGATTTTCTCTATAATTAATAACGCAGAATCAGCTTGCTTATAGTAGTAAATGTTAGTGTGTTCTCTATATTGTGGTAATGTTGAATTGAAGGTTTGATTTATAGGAACTATTGAAGACAAATACAACGCGTAATTTTCAAATGTTCAATCTAGAACCCTTCTCTATGGGTTGGTGATCAACTCTTTGTTCTTACTAGTGCCACTTTATTTGACTCAGCCCGTTATTCTTTTGTTTTTTTCCGTTTTATTTCAACTTGTTTTTGCAATATAAAAGAGTAGTGCTCGTATTTCATAAgttaaattttataaaatatatattgTGACACTTATTATCGATCTTTGATGGCGACATTGATACGAGAATTGATCAAATTGGTATGTACTTGACTTTCTACTCGTTCCTTATATTTTCAAAGAGTTAGACCGTTGAATTGGTTGGTAATAAAATCTTGTAGCTTGGAACTCaacccaaaaaaaaaaaaaatacaaaacaATAATAGATCATCTCTTAGTGATGTTACAAATGTTACTCACACCGTCTCCTCTGAGCGTCATAACATAGCAACACCCATTTCTAAACGAAAGGGATTTGATTGCCAATATGAAATTTATCTGTTCAATTGTTTCACGGACATAATGGACCCGTTTGTTTTGCctttttttaaatgatttttatagtgtaATATATTTTGATGTAAAAAAATTTTACAAagaaatttttcataaaaatttcaaatgaaaaTCTGGTTTGAATAGTTActcttaaaatgttattttagatatttcatcattttatcgagaaaaaaaattgaatatcaattttaaaaaatcacttaattttgaagctatttcaaatagtttttcataaaattatttttaaaatagatttttttgaaaaaaatgtgattttaactatactttgatcttcaataatgtagGTTTATGTCATAGTACATCAAAATTagttttttaatttataaaaaataaatttagaaaaacttgtaatattttgaaaaacgtttttgtaaaatccattttaaaaaatacaaagaaaaaatctattttttaaagttaaaacaaACTGATCCAATATCAAATGAAACCAACGATGTTCCTCTATATTCTAACAACATCCACGGAACTACTACTACACAAATATATCATGTTCATTCAATTCCCTAAAGTCTTGCGGATTCAATATTAACTACCTCTTTTCCACCTTCCACACACTCACGTGACGAGGGAAATGCAATTTCAGACGATGAACAATTTTTGGAAAATAGTTCTGATTCAGACGAGTCTTTACAAGTTAAGCCTATTTATAGATTCACACCTTCAACGTACACTTCATATTACCCATATTCATAAATTTTGAATAATATGTCACCATATGCATATGCTTACTACAACTTACTCTGGTTATTCATCGCTATAATGTTTGTCATTATAGAATATTCAGATATCAGAGACTCTGTTTAGGAATGTCAGTTTTGTCAAGCATCTATGTGGTATCAAGAGTGTAAAAGCAAATCAAGGCATACTACTGTTCCTAAATTCGAATTGTGTTGCAGGGACGACAACATTGTACTTCCTTTGATAGAACAACCACTAGAGCTATTGAAAACACTTCTTTATGACAAAATAACAATACGATGTTTTCCTTCACTTCTCTAGGAATGCAGTTTGATACCACACATTCTAAGGGAAGAGGTCCACCTACTTTGCGACTTCATGGCCAGACTTATCATTGAATTGGGACTTTGCTTATGGAACAAGGACATCCTCCGCAATATGATCAACTGTATATATTTGAAACTGAGCATGAGACCGATAACATAATGGATTGCTTAAGGTACTACATCTTCTTA containing:
- the LOC127086161 gene encoding uncharacterized protein LOC127086161, with translation MALAACSFIQMPLLRTNKFKSSPTKPMIITITCVNHKYKAKQVDRSRNGGYGPGPQTNGINLQSAKTTTRNLQLDNVYATTALSSVDDEDNHNTTSPKRIGNVDYHYEI